The genomic DNA CCGCTTTCAATTCAGGGTTGCCCTTGCGAATCAGCACGGCGGATTTGTCGCTCTGGTCACTCGTGTCGATCGCGGCAATCTTCACCTTCGCGTCCGGCTTGTGCTTCTTGAAGTCGAGGAACGACAGCGAATCGTTGACGGTCGCATCGACGCGTCCCGACGTCAGCAGGTCGATCGACTCGTTGAAGCCTTGCACCGGCACCACTTCCGCACCATGCGCCGCCGCGAGCTTGCCGAAGTTGCTCGTCAGCGTGTTGGCCGACTTCTTGCCCTTCAGGTCGTCGAACGACTTGATCGTCGTGTTGTCCGAACGGACGATCAGCGCTGCGTGCGACACGATATACGGGTCGGAGAAGTCATATTTGGCCTTGCGCGCATCGGTAATCGCCACTTCGTTGATCACGGCGTCGTAGCGGTTCACGTCGAGGCCGGCAATCAGGCCGTCCCACTTTCCTTCGATGAACTCGGGCTTCACGCCCAGACGCTTCGCGATTTCGCGGCCGATCTCGACATCGAAGCCCGTCAGTTGCCCGGACGCGTCGTGAAACGAGAACGGCGCATAGGTGCCTTCTGTACCAATCTTGAACACGCCGGCGGATTTGACCTGCGCGAGGCCGTCCGCTGCGAAGGCGGCGGTTGCGGTCGCAACCTGCAGCAGGCCGATGAGCAGAAGAGATCGAATCGACTTCATGAGTGAGCTCCGTAGATTGTTTTATCCGTCAAGGCGATGCCTGCAGCATCAAGCATGCCGCAGAGTGCGCGGACTGTAGCAAACGGCTTATATTTCAGCAACGCATTTCGCGCTTTAACTATATGCGGTGGCGGAATAAGCTAGACCGAAACCGCGCATTTGGCAATGCGCACGTCTACGGGGCAAACCGCGTCGCGCGGCGGATTGCACGCCGGGTTGCGCGTCCTTAAAGACGCGCATGGCGGAATGCCGTGACAGGTAAGATGAGACGCTGGAGCCCGAAAAACGCCGCCCGCGAAGGCCTCAGACGCAATGCACAGCCCACCGAACCCCGATTCCACCGCCGCTGCACGCCGCCACCCGGCGGAGTCTGCCAGCGCATTTGCGGCACTGCCCGCCCGCGCGGGGCGGGCGGCGCTCTCGATCGAGTACCGGTGGCTGAACCCGCATCTGCGCGAAGCGCCGCTTGCCGTGTTCCTGCACGAAGGGCTCGGCTCGGTCGCAATGTGGAAGGACTGGCCGCTGTCGCTGTGCGATCGCCTCGGCATGCGTGGCCTCATCTACTCGCGGCCCGGCTATGGATGTTCAACGCCACGCCCGCATGACACGCCCCTTCCGTTCGACTACCTGTCGACGCAGGCGCACGATGTATTGCCCGCGCTGCTTGACGGTCTGAATGTCGCCGCGCATGAACGCGAGCGCATGTGGATCGTCGGCCATAGCGACGGCGGCTCGATTGCACTGCTCTATGCAAGCGCATGTCCGAATGCGCTCGCGGGCGCCGTGGTAATTGCGCCGCATATTTTCGTCGAAGACCTGTCGGTTGCGGGTGTGGCGGAGACGACGATTGCCTATAAGCAAAAAGACCTGCGCGACAAGCTCGCCCGTTACCATGCGGATGTCGACTCGGCCTTCTATGGCTGGAGCGATATCTGGCTGAGCCCCGCGTTCAGAACATGGAACATCGTTGATCAGTTGCACGCGATTCGGTGCCCGTTACTCGCCGTGCAAGGCCACGACGATCACTACGCGACGATGGTGCAAATCGAGGGAATTGCCGACAAGGTACCGCACGCGCGGCTCGTCAAGCTCGATCACTGCGGGCATTCGCCGCACATTGAAGCGCCGCAGGCGCTTGACGACGCGATTGCGGCGTTCGTCGCGGCGT from Paraburkholderia edwinii includes the following:
- a CDS encoding amino acid ABC transporter substrate-binding protein, yielding MKSIRSLLLIGLLQVATATAAFAADGLAQVKSAGVFKIGTEGTYAPFSFHDASGQLTGFDVEIGREIAKRLGVKPEFIEGKWDGLIAGLDVNRYDAVINEVAITDARKAKYDFSDPYIVSHAALIVRSDNTTIKSFDDLKGKKSANTLTSNFGKLAAAHGAEVVPVQGFNESIDLLTSGRVDATVNDSLSFLDFKKHKPDAKVKIAAIDTSDQSDKSAVLIRKGNPELKAAIDKALHDMKADGTYAKISDKYFGKDVSQ
- a CDS encoding alpha/beta fold hydrolase, whose translation is MHSPPNPDSTAAARRHPAESASAFAALPARAGRAALSIEYRWLNPHLREAPLAVFLHEGLGSVAMWKDWPLSLCDRLGMRGLIYSRPGYGCSTPRPHDTPLPFDYLSTQAHDVLPALLDGLNVAAHERERMWIVGHSDGGSIALLYASACPNALAGAVVIAPHIFVEDLSVAGVAETTIAYKQKDLRDKLARYHADVDSAFYGWSDIWLSPAFRTWNIVDQLHAIRCPLLAVQGHDDHYATMVQIEGIADKVPHARLVKLDHCGHSPHIEAPQALDDAIAAFVAASTP